A portion of the Bacteroides faecium genome contains these proteins:
- a CDS encoding GNAT family N-acetyltransferase, giving the protein MKNFKIRQETKEDLDEVYQLIKTAFETAKVKDGDEQDFAAKLREGKNFIPELSLVAETDGKLIGHIMLTKTPVLQRNGERYTALLVAPLSVLLEYRDFGVGSALMKEGLRLATEMGYEAVFLTGDPNYYNRFGYQSAANFGIICPGIPDQFVLAYELVPNALDKVEGTIGEW; this is encoded by the coding sequence ATGAAGAATTTTAAAATCAGACAAGAGACAAAGGAAGACCTTGACGAAGTTTACCAATTAATCAAAACTGCCTTCGAAACGGCTAAAGTGAAAGATGGAGACGAACAGGACTTCGCTGCAAAACTGCGTGAGGGAAAGAATTTCATCCCGGAACTTTCATTGGTTGCCGAAACCGACGGAAAACTTATCGGACATATCATGCTTACCAAAACTCCGGTTTTGCAGCGTAATGGCGAACGATATACAGCGTTGTTAGTAGCTCCCCTCTCCGTATTACTGGAATACAGGGATTTCGGAGTCGGCTCCGCCCTTATGAAAGAGGGGTTAAGACTAGCTACGGAAATGGGTTATGAAGCTGTATTCCTCACAGGTGACCCCAATTATTATAACCGGTTCGGATACCAGTCTGCCGCCAATTTCGGAATTATCTGCCCCGGAATTCCCGACCAATTCGTACTGGCGTACGAGTTAGTGCCGAACGCGTTGGATAAAGTAGAAGGTACGATTGGAGAATGGTAG
- a CDS encoding L-lactate permease: MTLILAIIPVLLLIILMAFFKMSGDKSSIISLVVTMLIALFGFAFSVDNLFYSFLYGALKAVSPILIIILMAIFSYNVLLKTEKMEIIKQQFASISTDKSIQVLLLTWGFGGLLEAMAGFGTAVAIPAAILISLGFKPIFSATVSLIANSVATAFGAIGTPVLVLAKETNLDVLNLSTNVVLQLSVLMFLIPLVLLFLTDPKLKSLPKNLFLALLVGSVSLVSQYLAARYMGAESPAIIGSILSIIVIVLYGKLTASKEEKARKSSLKTKDILNAWSIYLLILFLIILTSPLFPGLRHTLENNWITRISLPINASTVNYTISWLTHAGVLLFVGTFIGGLIQGAKVKDLFIVLWNTVKQLKKTFVTVICLVGLSTIMDASGMIAVIATALATATGSLYPLFAPVIGCLGTFITGSDTSSNILFGKLQASVAGQIHVSPDWLSAANTVGATGGKIISPQSIAIATSAGNQQGKEGEILKAAIPYALAYVVITGIIVYIFS, encoded by the coding sequence ATGACCTTGATTCTTGCTATCATTCCGGTACTATTATTAATCATATTAATGGCATTCTTCAAAATGTCGGGCGACAAAAGTAGTATCATTTCCTTAGTTGTAACCATGCTGATTGCGCTTTTCGGCTTTGCCTTTTCTGTGGACAACCTGTTTTATTCCTTTCTATACGGAGCGTTAAAGGCAGTCTCCCCTATTTTAATCATTATATTGATGGCTATCTTCAGCTACAACGTATTGCTGAAAACAGAAAAAATGGAGATTATAAAGCAACAGTTCGCTTCCATTTCTACTGATAAGAGTATTCAAGTATTGCTATTGACTTGGGGATTCGGCGGATTGCTGGAAGCGATGGCGGGATTCGGGACGGCAGTTGCTATTCCGGCAGCAATTCTTATCAGTCTGGGGTTCAAGCCGATATTCTCGGCCACGGTCAGCCTGATAGCGAATAGCGTGGCTACCGCTTTCGGAGCTATCGGAACTCCGGTGCTCGTACTGGCAAAGGAGACGAATCTGGACGTTCTGAATCTTAGTACCAATGTCGTACTGCAATTATCAGTACTCATGTTCCTTATTCCGCTTGTACTGCTTTTCCTTACCGACCCCAAACTGAAATCACTCCCCAAAAATCTGTTTCTGGCTTTATTGGTAGGCAGTGTTTCTTTAGTCAGCCAATACCTCGCAGCCAGATATATGGGAGCAGAATCTCCGGCTATCATCGGAAGCATCCTGTCTATCATCGTCATCGTTCTTTATGGCAAACTGACTGCATCCAAAGAAGAAAAGGCACGGAAAAGTTCGTTAAAGACGAAAGATATCCTGAATGCTTGGAGCATTTACCTGCTTATTCTCTTCCTTATTATTCTCACAAGTCCGCTTTTTCCGGGATTGCGCCACACATTGGAGAATAACTGGATTACGAGAATCAGCCTGCCTATCAATGCTTCTACCGTAAATTATACGATTTCATGGCTGACTCATGCGGGAGTATTGCTTTTTGTGGGTACTTTCATCGGCGGATTGATACAGGGGGCAAAAGTAAAAGACTTGTTCATCGTACTTTGGAATACAGTAAAACAGTTGAAAAAGACTTTCGTCACGGTTATCTGCCTGGTCGGATTATCCACCATTATGGACGCTTCGGGAATGATTGCCGTTATTGCCACGGCACTCGCCACCGCTACGGGAAGTTTATATCCGCTGTTCGCGCCTGTCATCGGTTGCCTTGGTACGTTTATAACCGGAAGCGACACCTCATCCAATATCCTTTTCGGCAAACTGCAAGCAAGTGTAGCGGGACAAATTCATGTCAGCCCCGATTGGCTTTCCGCCGCAAATACGGTAGGCGCTACGGGCGGTAAGATTATCTCCCCGCAAAGTATCGCCATTGCCACTTCCGCCGGAAACCAGCAAGGCAAAGAGGGTGAAATCCTGAAAGCAGCTATTCCGTACGCATTAGCTTATGTGGTAATTACCGGAATTATTGTCTATATTTTCAGTTAA
- a CDS encoding DUF3575 domain-containing protein translates to MRTIKFLLAACFLLALGTSIRAQVQRNETYLPKFAIKTNALYWATTTPNLGFEVGLAKKLTLDVSGNYNPWKFGEDRQLKHWLVQPELRYWLCERFNGSFFGLHGHYGEMNVSNLNIFGMGHDRYDGNLYGAGISYGYQWLISKRWSMEATIGVGYARLKYDKYARGDNGEKLAHKSRNYFGPTKIGLSFIYIIK, encoded by the coding sequence ATGAGAACAATTAAATTTCTATTAGCAGCCTGTTTCCTGCTCGCGCTCGGAACAAGCATCCGTGCTCAAGTACAGCGGAATGAAACTTACTTACCCAAATTTGCAATCAAGACCAATGCCCTCTATTGGGCGACTACCACTCCCAACCTCGGTTTTGAAGTGGGACTGGCGAAAAAACTTACTCTCGACGTATCCGGCAATTACAATCCGTGGAAGTTCGGGGAAGACCGTCAGCTCAAACACTGGCTCGTCCAGCCGGAACTGCGTTACTGGCTCTGCGAGCGTTTCAACGGAAGTTTCTTCGGCTTGCACGGACATTACGGAGAGATGAACGTCAGCAACCTGAATATCTTCGGAATGGGACACGACCGTTATGACGGCAACTTATACGGCGCCGGTATCTCTTACGGTTACCAATGGCTGATTAGTAAACGATGGAGCATGGAAGCAACGATTGGCGTGGGATACGCTCGCTTGAAATATGACAAATATGCCCGTGGCGACAATGGTGAAAAACTCGCCCACAAAAGCCGCAATTACTTCGGCCCGACCAAAATCGGACTCAGCTTCATTTATATCATCAAATAG
- a CDS encoding DUF3868 domain-containing protein has product MKRKLIYLFIALAATLLPAHAQKFLNDALTLSNVSLWQQGNSLYVGMTVDMKNLTVGSTRSLSLIPLLTDGQHNVPLQEIIVNGKRREKAYIRSLAMTKQEPTAIIVPYNKRETFNYTQVIPYKPWMANASLQLVENLCGCGNYQEMNAQELITNDVSTEAKRLSAMSPIVAYIQPTVEVVKNRSEKYEAHLDFPVNKSVILTDFMNNHAELVNIHSMFDKVQNDKNLTVQNISIEGFASPEGPLAFNEQLSKKRAEALKDYLVKNEKASSKLYKVTFGGENWDGLVKALESSSMKDKDTFLKIIRNTTDDAKRKQEIMRVGGGVPYRTMLKEIYPGLRKVNCKIDYTVVNFDVEQGRVIIMENPKYLSLNEMYQVANSYPKGSKDFINVFDIAVRMYPADAVANLNAGAVALSQKDLDRAVKYMEKADHTTAEFMNNTGVYNFLNGDINRAMAAFEQAAKLGNEAAQANLKQLQQILSVKMKQ; this is encoded by the coding sequence ATGAAAAGAAAACTTATTTATCTGTTTATAGCGCTTGCCGCCACCCTATTGCCGGCACATGCTCAAAAATTCCTGAACGATGCCCTCACCCTCTCTAATGTATCATTGTGGCAGCAGGGCAATTCTCTTTATGTCGGCATGACCGTCGACATGAAGAATCTCACCGTAGGTTCGACAAGAAGCCTGAGCCTTATCCCTCTGCTGACAGACGGACAGCACAATGTCCCTTTGCAGGAAATCATCGTCAACGGTAAAAGACGCGAAAAGGCATATATCCGCAGCCTGGCAATGACCAAGCAGGAACCGACCGCCATCATCGTACCATATAATAAACGGGAAACTTTCAATTATACGCAAGTCATCCCCTACAAACCGTGGATGGCTAATGCTTCCTTGCAACTCGTTGAGAACCTGTGCGGCTGTGGCAATTATCAGGAGATGAATGCACAAGAGCTGATTACCAACGACGTGTCTACCGAAGCCAAACGGCTGAGTGCCATGTCGCCCATCGTAGCCTATATCCAACCTACGGTGGAAGTGGTGAAGAACCGCAGCGAAAAATATGAAGCGCATCTCGACTTCCCGGTCAACAAATCTGTCATCCTCACCGACTTTATGAATAATCATGCCGAACTGGTGAATATCCATTCCATGTTCGACAAGGTTCAGAATGACAAGAACTTGACGGTTCAAAACATCAGCATCGAAGGCTTCGCCTCTCCCGAAGGCCCGCTGGCGTTCAACGAACAACTGTCCAAGAAACGTGCGGAAGCCCTGAAAGACTATTTGGTGAAGAACGAGAAAGCGTCTTCCAAACTTTATAAAGTGACTTTTGGCGGCGAAAACTGGGACGGACTGGTGAAAGCTCTCGAATCTTCGTCCATGAAAGATAAGGATACATTCCTAAAAATCATCAGAAATACGACCGATGACGCCAAACGGAAACAGGAAATCATGCGTGTAGGCGGTGGAGTTCCGTATCGTACCATGCTGAAAGAAATCTATCCGGGACTACGCAAAGTGAATTGCAAGATTGACTATACTGTTGTCAACTTCGACGTGGAGCAAGGACGTGTCATCATCATGGAAAATCCGAAATACTTGAGTTTGAATGAAATGTACCAGGTAGCCAACAGTTATCCGAAAGGCAGCAAGGATTTCATCAATGTATTCGACATCGCTGTACGTATGTATCCTGCGGACGCAGTAGCCAACCTGAACGCAGGAGCCGTCGCCCTGTCACAAAAAGACTTGGACAGAGCAGTGAAATATATGGAAAAAGCAGACCATACGACTGCCGAATTCATGAATAATACCGGTGTTTACAATTTCCTGAACGGTGACATTAACCGTGCTATGGCGGCATTTGAACAGGCAGCCAAATTAGGTAACGAAGCAGCTCAAGCGAACCTGAAACAGTTACAGCAAATATTAAGCGTGAAGATGAAACAGTAA
- a CDS encoding acyl-CoA carboxylase subunit beta yields the protein MKELIKNLEELNRKAEKGGGDARIEKQHSVGKLTARERIDLLLEKGSFIELDKLVTHRCTDFGMEKQNFAGDGVVTGYGMIGKRLVYVFAQDFTVFGGALSETHAKKICKVMDMAMQMGAPIIGLNDSGGARIQEGVRSLAGYAEIFLRNSMASGVIPQISAIMGPCAGGAVYSPALTDFILMVKNSGYMFITGPDVVKSVTQEEVSKDDLGGVGVHMTKSGVAHLSAENDIECINYIRELISYLPGNNMEEPPFVATSDSPTRPTPELSNLVPTNPNQPYNIKEMIEAVADDNNFFELQSEFAPNIVTGYIRLNGKTVGVVANQPLVLAGTLDINASVKAARFVRFCDAFNIPLLTLVDVPGFLPGVDQEYGGIIRNGAKLLYAYCEATVPKVTVITRKAYGGAYDVMSSKHIRGDVNLAFPTAEIAVMGPDGAVNILFRKEIEKSQTPDEKRKELQDDYREKFANPYRAAELGYVDEVIDPAVTRLRLIRSFEMLANKRQSNPPKKHSNIPL from the coding sequence ATGAAAGAGCTTATCAAGAATCTGGAAGAACTGAACAGAAAAGCAGAAAAAGGCGGCGGAGACGCCCGCATTGAAAAACAACATTCCGTGGGCAAGCTGACTGCCCGTGAACGTATCGATTTACTGTTGGAGAAAGGTTCGTTTATCGAACTGGACAAGTTGGTGACTCATCGCTGTACCGATTTCGGCATGGAGAAGCAGAATTTTGCGGGTGATGGCGTGGTGACGGGATATGGCATGATTGGCAAACGGCTGGTCTATGTCTTTGCGCAGGACTTCACAGTCTTCGGCGGTGCCCTGTCCGAGACTCATGCCAAGAAAATCTGCAAAGTGATGGACATGGCGATGCAGATGGGAGCTCCTATCATCGGTCTGAACGATTCGGGCGGTGCACGTATTCAAGAGGGAGTCCGTTCTTTGGCGGGATATGCCGAGATATTTCTCCGCAACTCGATGGCTTCGGGCGTTATCCCGCAGATTAGCGCCATTATGGGCCCTTGCGCGGGTGGCGCTGTTTATTCTCCTGCACTGACCGATTTTATCCTGATGGTGAAGAATTCGGGATATATGTTTATCACCGGCCCTGATGTCGTGAAAAGTGTGACGCAGGAAGAGGTGAGTAAGGACGACCTTGGCGGAGTAGGCGTTCATATGACCAAGTCCGGCGTAGCCCATCTTTCTGCCGAGAACGATATTGAATGTATCAACTATATCCGCGAACTGATTTCCTACCTTCCCGGAAATAATATGGAAGAACCCCCGTTTGTTGCTACCAGCGATTCGCCGACCCGCCCGACGCCGGAACTTTCCAATCTTGTCCCTACCAATCCGAATCAGCCTTATAATATAAAGGAGATGATTGAAGCCGTAGCCGATGATAATAACTTCTTCGAATTGCAGTCGGAATTTGCCCCGAACATCGTCACCGGATATATCCGGCTGAACGGAAAGACAGTAGGAGTGGTTGCCAATCAGCCGTTGGTGTTGGCAGGTACGTTGGATATTAACGCTTCTGTCAAAGCAGCCCGTTTTGTCCGCTTCTGTGATGCTTTCAATATTCCTTTGCTGACATTGGTCGATGTGCCGGGATTCTTGCCGGGAGTAGACCAGGAGTATGGTGGTATTATCCGTAATGGCGCGAAATTGTTGTACGCTTATTGCGAGGCTACCGTGCCCAAAGTTACGGTGATTACCCGCAAGGCATACGGTGGCGCTTATGATGTAATGAGTTCCAAACATATTCGCGGTGATGTGAACCTGGCTTTCCCTACTGCCGAGATTGCCGTTATGGGGCCGGACGGTGCGGTGAATATCCTGTTCAGGAAAGAGATAGAAAAGTCGCAGACACCTGACGAGAAACGGAAAGAGCTTCAGGACGATTATCGCGAGAAGTTTGCCAATCCTTATCGTGCGGCGGAGTTGGGTTATGTGGATGAAGTGATTGACCCGGCAGTAACCCGCCTGCGCCTGATTCGCAGTTTCGAGATGCTTGCCAATAAGCGGCAGTCCAATCCGCCCAAGAAACATTCTAATATTCCGCTTTAA
- a CDS encoding Imm17 family immunity protein: MEAINSQFFSKLCKEYGYLFIAASGLLILLGAILNWDWVLEGDGRMMNIAWVSNKFGRTVARILVGISGSVLLVIGILMFFLSKL; encoded by the coding sequence ATGGAAGCTATTAACAGTCAGTTTTTTAGTAAACTATGCAAAGAGTACGGATATTTATTTATTGCCGCAAGTGGACTGTTGATTCTGCTTGGTGCCATTCTAAACTGGGATTGGGTACTGGAAGGCGACGGAAGAATGATGAATATCGCATGGGTTTCTAATAAGTTCGGCAGAACTGTTGCCCGAATCTTGGTCGGAATCAGTGGAAGCGTTCTGCTTGTAATAGGAATTTTAATGTTCTTTTTAAGCAAACTGTAA